Within the Nicotiana tabacum cultivar K326 chromosome 11, ASM71507v2, whole genome shotgun sequence genome, the region GGGCCTCAATTGACTTTTAAAAATTCAAACTCAAAACGACGTAGTCTCAAGCCCATACTACGTCGTTTTCAATAGTCTTGAGGCTGAAGTCTTGGACCGGGTAGAGACAACGGGTTTGGGTCTGATTTGGTCGGGTCTGGATGGGTAATGGAGGAAAACGATTTGGGCCTGAGGGAATTTGAATTAAATTGGCCCAAAAATTCGactcctttcatttcttttccttttcttttcatttcaaaattctttttcttttcaaacataaaaataaaacctaaattaattcctaaccCAAATTATGCTACCAAATTAGGTTaattactcaaataatatttgcaacaactaattaattaccaaattaaaggaaaactacAAAATTTGAAgctaaaattaaaaatgcaaaaatgaaatttttttttgtgatttttcatttttgcaaaacactaatttactaattaatcaagaaaaaatataaaatgaagtcctaaatgcaaatgcaatatattttgtatttttattgctTAAACAAAAACTAGACATGCgcacaaaaaatgcaaacaaaaaagaaaaattctacaataatttctaaaataacaaataattaaaaggaaaaatctaaTTCTTGGGATTATGTAGGAGCAATTCaggtgaggcaaaaatcacgtgctcacaatatgtaattttgttgtagattaaatgtagaaaacaagccattgtgagtcttatttggctcattcctcacattcaacatattctacaaattcacgcctctttaaatacaatacaaccatactttcttgaatttaaagatatatcaatatatataacttaaaaaacaccttctcctctgcacaagttagctccaaaacagacgaagtggaataacaagctcccatcaaaatttttaacacaaaaacacaaaagctcaaaaataaataaacaacaatctacaatttttctacaattgctgcaatataatgtatgtcatgtcttcttcttcttctccttcgagtttcaatctaaaattcagccaaaaccaagtctaatcttcaccaaaacccctcaaaattgagatataaactccaaactatattcccaattatttacaacaacacccaatccaaataaataatgattttgaaaacccaaatttgaattcaaagtttcaaagctttttaatggctgtcaatggtggaattgctgctctcttttccttccCTCTTATATTACTGAAGGAACCCGAAATCATAACCATCAAAAGTTATTATCAtgtatgaactttgaagatttgacttcaaTTTTGACTGATTGTAGAAGAAAAAACCTTGGTTTTGAATGTTAATGGTAGAGGGTTTCAATTATTTTTCTGGTTTTAGCAGAGGGAATAATGGTTTGAAACGTGGGTGTGTGGTGATACATGGGTGAGGGTGTGGGGCTgtgagagagaaacgtggggggtGAGGATTTGGAGGAATATACGGTACCATAAATTTAGGAGTGATATAAGGTACAATTAATGTACAGTTAAAACACCTTATGGTATAGAATTGATAATtaggtatactaaatgtaattatatcaaaccttaaacattaaaagtaatatagtttcctatatggcataggaatgtaaaaattcctaataaaaaattctttttacatTTGAAGTAGACGGTCCACCCGCTACATTTTAGCCCAAATTTGTAGTAGCTTTGGGCCCAATAACTTAAATAACCTTGCAATAAGTCCCGGAACTTGCAACTGTTGCCCAAACCGGAACTACGTCGGTTTCCTCTCCTTAACCAGCTCAGATTGATAATTTCCATCAAATACATATTATAGTGCCAATTCCCCTTCTTCAAAATCCCACGATCAGTCTCAAACGGTAAGTCTCTAAAACCCTAATTTCATATAGGAAGCAATTTGTGTGTATATTTCGTGCCTTTGGATTTGTTAAAATGGGAGCTGAAGAAGATGGACTAAAGAAATTAGAATATCTTTCTTTAGTTTCAAAAGTTTGTTCAGAGCTCGAGACCCATTTAGGGTTCGGTGATAAAGTATTAGCTGAGTTTATTACGGAGCTTGGTCGAAAGTGCGAGACAGTGGACGAATTTGAtcggaaattaaaagaaaatggtgCTGAAATGCCGGATTATTTTGTCCGCACATTATTGACCATAATTCATGCCATTTTGCCTCCTAAGGTGAAGTCCAAGTTAGAGAATGAGTTGAGTAAGGATGATTCTGAATTTTCGGCATTGAAAATTAGGGATGATAGAGATAGAGTGAAGGAATTAGAGAAGGAGATTGAGTTGGAGGCAAAGAGTAAGAGGGGGAAGGATGAGGAAGAAGATTTTGATAGGAATAGGCATGACAGGAGGCGAGAGAGGGATCGAGATGATAGAAGAGAACGGGGCAAGGATAGGCATAGGGATAGGGGTAGGGATTGGGATGATGGGGATAGGGGTAGGGAGAGCGAGAGGGATAGAGACTGGGATAATCATGGTGATGATAGAGTTGAATATAAGGGCCGGGAAAGGCATAGGGATAGGGAGCGGGACAAGAATAAATATGAGAAGAATAGGAGAGATGGGTATGGGGAAGGCGAGGAGGATGATATGAGGTCTGGGAGGCATCAGGACAGGAATAAGTATGAGAAGAACAGAAGAGATGGGTATGAGGAGGATGGGAATGATGAAAGAAGGAAGGGGAGGTTTCCGTCGAATGAGCTTGAGTTGTATGGAGTGTATAAGGGGAGGGTGTCGAGGGTGATGGATTCTGGTTGTTTCGTTCAGCTGAATGATTTTAGGGGGAAAGAAGGGTTGGTGCATGTTTCCCAGCTTGCTACTAGAAGGGTTTCAAATGCAAAAGATTTGGTAAAGCGTGACCAGGAGGTTTATGTGAAGGTGATCTCTATTAGTGGGCAGAAGCTGAGTCTGTCGATGAGAGATGTTGATCAGACTACTGGAAGGGATTTGTTGCCATTGAAGAAGAGTTCGGATGATGATGGATTGAGGGCGAATCCTTCGGGGATGAACAATGAGGGTTCTAAGACAAGGATTGGTCTTTCAGGTATCAGGATTAAAGAGGAGGAAGATGTTGTTCCATCACGACGACCGTTGAAGAGAATGAGTTCTCCCGAAATATGGGAAGCAAAACAACTCATAGCTGCAGGTGTTATGAGTGTAAAGGAATTTCCTATGTTTGATGAAGAGGGGGATGGGGTGCTATATCAGGAAGAGGGTGCGGAAGAAGAGCTTGAGATTGAGTTGAATGAAGATGAACCCCCTTTCTTGCAAGGCCAGAGTCGGTATTCAGTGGATATGTCCCctgttaaaatatttaaaaatccTGAAGGATCCTTGAGTCGTGCTGCAGCACTTCAATCAGCTTTGATTAAAGAGAGAAGGGAAGTGAGGGAACAGCAACAGAGAACAATGCTAGATTCCATCCCGAAGGATCTTAACAGACCATGGGAAGACCCAATGCCGGAGACTGGTGAGAGGCATCTGGCACAGGAATTGAGGGGTGTCGGTTTATCTGCCTATGACATGCCGGAATGGAAAAAGGATGCTTATGGTAAAGCCTTGACCTTTGGGCAGAGGTCTAAACTATCTCTCCAGGAGCAGAGGAAGAGCCTTCCAATTTACAAGTTGAAGAATGAACTGGTACAGGCTGTCCATGATAATCAGGTCCTTGTCGTCATTGGCGAGACAGGTTCTGGCAAGACAACACAGGTGACACAGTATTTAGCTGAGGCAGGGTATACAACGAAGGGCAAAATTGGATGTACTCAACCTCGTCGAGTGGCTGCTATGTCAGTGGCTAAGAGAGTTGCTGAGGAATTTGGTTGTCGTTTAGGGGAAGAAGTTGGTTATGCTATCCGTTTCGAGGATTGTACTGGACCAGAAACTGTTATAAAGTATATGACTGATGGTATGCTTCTGAGGGAGATTCTGATTGATGAAAATTTGTCCCAGTATTCAGTCGTAATGCTTGATGAAGCGCACGAGAGAACCATTCACACTGATGTTCTCTTCGGACTGCTTAAGCAACTTGTGAAGAGGAGACCTGACCTCCGTCTGATAGTCACATCTGCAACCTTGGATGCAGAGAAATTTTCTGGATATTTCTTCAACTGCAACATCTTTACAATTCCAGGAAGAACTTTTCCAGTAGAGGTGCTTTACACTAAACAACCAGAAAGCGATTACCTTGATGCAGCTTTAATCACTGTACTACAGATCCACTTGACAGAACCTGAAGGTGACGTCCTCCTTTTCCTGACTGGTCAAGAGGAGATTGATTATGCTTGCCAATGTCTGTACGAGAGGATGAAAGGGCTAGGTAAAAATGTTCCTGAACTGATTATTTTACCTGTCTATAGTGCTCTGCCCAGTGAAATGCAATCTAGAATTTTTGATCCTGCCCCTCCTGGGAAGAGAAAAGTGGTTGTTGCTACGAATATTGCTGAAGCTTCATTGACTATCGATGGTATATATTATGTTATTGATCCTGGATTTGCAAAGCAAAATGTGTACAATCCAAAACAGGGGCTTGATTCTTTGGTGATAACTCCAATTTCACAAGCATCAGCAAAGCAACGAGCTGGGCGTGCTGGAAGAACAGGACCTGGTAAATGCTACCGCCTATACACGGAGAGTGCGTTCCACAATGAAATGTCTCCTACTAGCATCCCTGAAATCCAGAGGATAAATCTTGGGAACACTGTACTTATGATGAAAGCTATGGGAATTAATGATCTTTTGTCGTTTGATTTCATGGACCCTCCTTCCCCTCAGGCTCTGGTATCAGCCATGGAACAGTTGTATACTCTTGGAGCGCTGGATGAAGAGGGGCTCCTAACAAAATTGGGAAGGAAAATGGCAGAATTTCCATTGGATCCTCCTTTGTCCAAGATGCTCCTCGCCAGTGTGGACCTTGGTTGTAGCGATGAGATCTTGACCATCATTGCAATGATTCAAACTGGCAATATCTTCTACAGACCAAGAGAAAAACAAGCTCAGGCTGATCAGAAAAGAGCCAAGTTTTTTCAGCCTGAGGGTGATCATCTGACCTTGCTTGCTGTTTACGAGGCTTGGAAAGCCAAAAACTTTTCTGGGCCATggtgttttgaaaattttgttcAATCTCGATCTCTTAGGAGGGCACAAGATGTCAGGAAACAACTCCTCTCCATTATGGACAAGTACGTCTTTAATtccttctctttgttttttcatTTCTTGCTTCATCATCTCTTACAATTTTATTCAGCTTTTACTGCCTGATTGGGTTGGACTTAGTCAATTGATTTCTATCCATAATTTTATTGAGAAGAAACTTAATAGATTTGTTATCTAATGGTGAATCTTCCATGCCTTGGCAGGTATAAATTGGATGTTATGAGTGCCGGAAAAAACTTTACAAAGATCCGCAAGGCTATTACAGCAGGTTTCTTTTTTCATTCTGCCAGAAAGGATCCTCAAGAGGGTTATAGAACCCTTGTTGAAAACCAGCCCGTTTACATCCATCCTAGCAGTGCACTTTTTCAAAGACAACCGGACTGGGTTATTTACCATGAGTTGGTGATGACAACTAAGGAGTACATGCGCGAAGTCACTGTTGTAGATCCGAAATGGCTTGTGGAATTGGCGCCGAGATTCTTCAAAGTGTCTGACCCAACTAAATTGAGCAAGCGCAAGAGACAAGAACGCATTGAACCCCTTTACGATAGATACCATGAGCCTAACTCATGGCGGTTGAGTAAAAGGAGAGCTTGATCTTTttgctttttctatttttcatggGTTAATGCTGTGACCTTAACCACTTGTTTGTTCGGTGTAAAAGAATATTGTTCTATTTTAAAGTATAATTTTGGTCTTAGCAACTGTGGGAATTACTTCTTTGGTTCAAAATTGTTGGTAGCTATCTTTATGTTGTTTCCTGTTTGGAATCTGAAGAAGCTACGGGATTGTCAAAGTTTGTTCCTGTTCTTAAGAAGGACAGCATTCATCGAATCTGTTCTCCAGGAGAAACTTGTTAATATTCTGATACAGGTTTTGGTTCAGTGACAATGTTTCGGTTGGAAGCTCCAAAGACCTATTAACTTCTTGGTACTTGCGGTTGCTTAGTGCGAGTGCTATTTCTACtaaatttaaataaattatacataacCGACAATGGTGGATGAACAAGATGGTACGAACAGGGGCAATTTGGGGAACTTATTGTTTTGTCATTTAATAACATAGCAGGTAAGGAAATCTCTTATTTGGAATTTGGAATACCCTGGACTCTCTGTTTCTATCTCATTCTGGCTTCTTCAGTAATTTATGTGTCAGCTTTTTCTCGAGTCTCTCCACTTCTTCCGGAAGCTTTGGTTTCTTCTATTCCAGCGAGATCTACCTGTGAGTTTTGGTTTAATTTTCTCCGGTtttagtttttcttctttctctctagGTATGTTTTGAAATAGATGTCTGGGCTCATGTTCTGGATACcttattatttctattttttttgttgggTAAAATGCTATATGGAGGGTAATATTGTTACTCAGGAAAACCGAGATATCCATGTATTTAGGAAATAAAGAATCTTCAGAGTTCAGAGGAAGTTCCATAGAAGAGATTGAAACTAAGTGTGCTTTCTTCTTGGCGATATAGAAAAAAATTCTAGAAATATTTTTGTCACAAGCATGTCGAATATCATTCCTTCTCACCTTTTCTTTGATATTTCTTGAGCTTCATATATGtgaggactatgatatcatcatccAATGTTATTGCAAGTGATGCTTTTCCATTTTTGCCGATTTATCCTTCGAATTGTTGTGTTGTATTTTGAAGCTTCTAGAAACCATGCTCTGGATTTTTTGTGCTTCTGgttttcttcttgtttctttcccCCCTCTTTTTTGGGTATGAGAATGCATGCTATCTGATGCATCCTACATTATATTATGCAGCTATCTTTTCTTATTGTTTTCCTTTTGCAATCAAAGCGTTGGTATTTATGTTGTTCTTCTTTCCCATATTTTGATTCTTCTGGTTTTCCCCTTGGTCCATTTTTTTTTGCTTCTCTTTAGTTCCTTCTCTGTtattgcctcaatcttttgttAAGTCTTTTCAGTCAATTTCAGATTTAATTGTGATTATAATTCCTGTTATTTTTCCTATCTATGCTTTGttttcaatcttttttttttccgtgTCTTCTGTGTATCTATCTTTTCAAGCCGCGTAAAGTAAATATGAGCATGGAGTAATCGGATTTTATTGCTTTGGTGGTTTTATCGGTCTTctgttatttttttcttatttattttgtgCTGCTCAGTGTTGTCGGGAGGCCTCTTAAAATCAGAACACAGAAAAATGGAGTCTGTTGCCTTGTTGGTTTTGAAGTGCATGAATGAGTGTCTTGCAGTCTTCGACATATAACTTCGTCCACACATGTTTATCAGGACAAGCCTAAAGTAGTTTTGAATATAATGGTTGCCTATTGTGAATTCCTTCTGTCAGAGGTGATAATGAACTTTTACATAACTTTGCTGTAATACATAACTAATATAGTCCTTGAATAGGTCACTTCTGTGCAAAAACCTTGtatatgaaaatttgaaggtaACTGCATTTGAACTTAACTCTCCAAACTCGCAGGTTTAAATCTCAGTGTTTGTCCATCCTGACTGATATCATAGTGGAATGCAAGGGATCCAATTGTTACATTTTTGAGAGTTTGTCTTCACGGTGCTTTTGATCTAAAGGCATTTTTAGGTAACAAATTATGTCTTTAAATAGCTTTTGTCGATGCTAACTCTGcttatcacacctccttttcatcTGTTGTTTTTTTGCTGTTCAATATTAGCTGTCGCGGCCTGCATTAGTGGAGTCCAATATGGTTATGTTTCATTCAATTTGAGTTGAGCTAAGCTGTGTCACTAGCTTTCTAATTTCCTTTGTGAGAACAGGttcttgttttagtaaaagtAAGGAAAATACCTTTAAGGTGTCGGGCAATTGAAAAACACTTTGTCTTTGTTTTGGCTTCCATTAGAATGCTTCCCTGTTAGTtcagataaaaaaaaatagaatgctTCCTTGTTTAAGTAGTTTCAAATACTCGACTCTCTCTTTTTAGTTGCACAATGTTGGGAAAGATGTGCGACAGGACTTTTAGCCACTGTTTAGCTGTATCAGTTTTTTTGATGAggtaataaatctcattaaaagAAGGGCCAAAACATGCCTGTATACAAGGCGTATACCCCCAAAAAATAAAACCTTACAAAAAGACATGGTTTTCTACATAAGACACCCTATCGTATATACATATGGGAACCTCGTGGGTGcatcaaaaataaataagggaaaagagGCTACTCGTCAATCGTACAAAATCTTAATAAAGGGAATGCTTTACTTCCGTTAGCAGTTCACAATTATTGGTCCAACAAATTTTATCTGTTTTATACAGCTATAAAGTGAGTGTCTTTTTGTTGGCTGCACCACATTTCAAGAATATAGCCATTAACTCAGCAACTTGAGGGGAGGCGACAGAGAAAATTATCAAAATGcagaaagcaaaacaacaagcAGGCCAAaggtaaggccccgtgaaatttccTTAATGAGGTACTATGTGTGATTATCTGAGACACAAATATATCCAAAGATAAAGTTTCCACATATTGTGTGGTTCTGCAAATGGAATAGGCTCTGCTTAAAATTGCCGTCGTTCAGCTCTACTTTCCTTTTCAAGCTCCCTTTCCATGATCCACACATCCTTGCCCCTATCTCTCATTCTATTGCCTCCTAATCACTTATAAATGGATATGCGTTTCAAGATTCATCTTCAATCACCTCTGTTCAAGAAAAAAGAATTTCATTTTGGCTTTTTTTTCCTTCCATTTTTGTGAATAAgtaatttgtaaaaataattttttcccttTGGTTTCACTCTGTCTTTTGTATTTAATTATCCTAAGAGATGACTACCGCTTCTGAACATGCAAAGGAAAATATTTGACATGACTACGAAACCAGATGCCATTTACCCAGTAACAGTTACTATATTATATCAGATCCTTTTGAAGTCGTAATTTTCTTTTGCCTTGTAGGAACAGGATGGGCTAATTATTTGGACAAGAATTATAATTGCAAGGATATTAACCATTCACTGTAGGGAAGTGGCCAACATACATTTAAAATTTCTAGCTTTCTTTATTTCGGACACTCCGATCCTTGAGATCATCTTTCACACATAGATGCAATGGTTATTTCTCTTGAAATCTGAAGACATTATGTTGCAGCATGGACATTAAGATTACTATTGTCAGAATAGGTAAAAAGGGAGTAGCGAttgaaaatttaaagaactagGAGTTGAAAAGAAGAATAGTACTTGAATTTACTTGCGAACTCAAATCCTTCTCTTTATACTTTTGCAGCGAGACATAAAGTAGCGATTGCAGAGCGCAATGTGTATGTGCTAGCAATTACTATACTACCAAACTATTTAACGTCTTCCTGAGTACCCATGCAAATTGGACTTACTATCTGTTGATACGGAACTCATAGTTTGTTAGGCGTACAAACAGTATTTAGCGTTGTGGGTCTTTGGCGAATTACACTACTGGTGCCACTTCTTTGGTTTGTTTTTCCCTATTCTCCTGCTGATAGTTCTACTAATCTTCCTCAACATAACTTCTTGTGTAGGTAGCAGATGAGGAAGATGATATATTCATACCAGACAAAGCACTGAGAAAACCAGCCACATGCTCCCCTGTTCTTGCCCTATTTGATTATAGAGAGATTAATTTTGTAAATACCATGTTAAAGAATGCAAAATTGTGTGTCGACCACATATCCCACAGTTTTTTGCATGATATGGTAAGAATAGACGTAAAATAATAATATACCTATTTGGTATACTTATACATCGTGCTAGTTGTCACATGGGTGATTTATGTCACTCGAATTCTGCCCGAGGTTCACCTCTGTGCGGCAATCAAGCCTAGCCTTGACTTCAGCCTTTCCAacacttagttttatttttaggGACGTTTGCACTTAGAATGAAAATAGGCAGCAAAAACAGTAAATAAAGGCACACACGATATACAGGAATTTCTTCCCAACTTATATTAATATGTGAATACAAGAACACAATAGCCAACCCTATGGCCAAGACAAAGAATTCCCTAATTTCCTGCCCCAAAAAGATTTTTTCACCCTTAGGAAATGACTTAGACGAATTTGGCTTCACAATGCCTTAGACTAAGTTTTTCTGCCCCGTTTTGGACAGCCTAGCCAAGTATTTATAAGGCTACAATCAGTTGACAAGCCCCAACTGATGGGCAAACAAGTTAAGACAAAGTACAAAAACGTGGGCACACTTTTAGGCCATGATCAACATGTCTTGGAAGAGGTTGCAACTGCCAACTATATGTGCTTTGCACATGTTTTCCAACTGCtgcttgtgcacagcatgtgtcTGATTTTCGCTCAGCTGCTTTGTGCCAAGGTTGGCATTGCGCCCAACCTTGCCTTTGACACTGCTCCGCGCCAATGTCATTGCCACAACTCGCCGCCCGCTGACTTAGCCACACACATTCATTGTCACAGCTGCCCGCCCATGTCAAGTCGCCCCCGACTTGATCAAATCTGCCCGTATCATTTGCCATTGCTTGTCCCGCCTTGCCTTGCCATGTCTTTGCCCCTGCTTGACATGGCTTTGCCTTGCCATTGTTTTGCCAACTCGCACATCCAAGTAAAGTGCGCCTTGCTTTCGTTCAAGGTGCGTTTGTCGAACCCCGCATTGTCCGTCATGCCGAGCAGCCCATCATGATGTTGCCCAATTTTCTGGTTGTGTGCCAAGGCCATCATGAAAATCCTTGTCACAACCCACTCCTGCCGAGGACCTTTGTGAAGGGGATAACAAACCACCCCCACCAGAAGAATTCGCCGTCCTCGACGAAGCAGCTTCCACATTTTTCAGCACTACCATAGGCCCTAAATATGCTGTTGCTTGCTCATGTTCTTCCTCGTTTGGCTCATCTTCACTCTTTTCTTCAGCAAACAATGCTGAAAGCCGTTCAATTCTTGGACAATCCCTCGCCATGTGTGGtcctttgcaaaaaaaaaaaaaacagccaTCAAACTTGTTGTTTTGTCCCTTGTTTGTCGAAGGTCCAGCACATTGCTTTCCATTCTCATTGCCATTGCCCTCAACAACATTACCCTTGTCGTTTCCGTTTTTCCTCCACTCTTTTACCTTGTCCTTGTTCccatttttggactttgaagTAGTAGAGAAATCAGAACCATCTTGTCCCAACCGGAAATCACCCAACGCATCCGCAACAGCAATGACACTAGGAAAATCTTTCACATTCTGCCTTCGTAGTTCCATTTGCGCCCATGACTGCAACCCGTAAAGGAAATTATGCAGCTTGTCTTCCTCAGATATGTTGCTTATATCCAGCATCAAAAAACTAAAATCTTTGACATAATCTCTGACCGTTCCAGTTTGTTTCAACTTATTCAAACGATCTCTAGCAATCCTGCCCGCATTGCTAGGAAagaattgatccttcaactctttcttcAGCCCTTCCCAAGAGTCAATCTTCAGTCTACCACCACTTACATCATCTGCCACACGCGTACGCCACCACAGCTTTGCATCGTCCACCAAGTACATAGTCGTAATAGGGACCTTGTCTTCATCTTGCACTTTGGCAGCATGGAAGTACTGTTCCATATCCCACAGGAAGTTTTCGAGTTTCTTGGCACTCCTTGCGCCATTAAACTCTTTAGGCTCCGGAATTCTGACCTTGGTACAATCTGCCCCACGCTGTGCTTCATCATTGCCAACAGCACGACGCAGCAACCCATTTTTCGTTTTCAGATCTGTGCACTCCTGGCTCCGCCTGTTCATCTCGACCTCATGATAGGCGAGAAGAGTCAAGATAGTCAGAAATTGATCCCCATCAACAGTTCCGACGAGTGCCTCTAATGCAGCAACCTTTTCCCTCAGTTCTGCGTTGCCACCAaccattattcacaaaattcAACCACCGAACGTTGTGTCTCTGCCCCGATCCAgcatggctctgataccagttgtcacAGGGGTGATTTATGTCACTCGAATTCTGCCCGAGGTTCACCTCCGTGCAGCAGTCAAGCCCAGCCTTGACTTCAGCCTTTCCAacacttagttttatttttaggGACGTTTGCACTTAGAATGAAAATAGGCAGCAAAAACAGTAAATAAAGGCACACACGATATACAGGAATTTCTTCTCAACTTGTATTAATATGTGAATACAAGAACACAATAGCCAAACCTATGGCCAAGACAAAGAATTCCCTAATTCCCTGCCCCAAAAA harbors:
- the LOC107775318 gene encoding putative pre-mRNA-splicing factor ATP-dependent RNA helicase DEAH5, which gives rise to MGAEEDGLKKLEYLSLVSKVCSELETHLGFGDKVLAEFITELGRKCETVDEFDRKLKENGAEMPDYFVRTLLTIIHAILPPKVKSKLENELSKDDSEFSALKIRDDRDRVKELEKEIELEAKSKRGKDEEEDFDRNRHDRRRERDRDDRRERGKDRHRDRGRDWDDGDRGRESERDRDWDNHGDDRVEYKGRERHRDRERDKNKYEKNRRDGYGEGEEDDMRSGRHQDRNKYEKNRRDGYEEDGNDERRKGRFPSNELELYGVYKGRVSRVMDSGCFVQLNDFRGKEGLVHVSQLATRRVSNAKDLVKRDQEVYVKVISISGQKLSLSMRDVDQTTGRDLLPLKKSSDDDGLRANPSGMNNEGSKTRIGLSGIRIKEEEDVVPSRRPLKRMSSPEIWEAKQLIAAGVMSVKEFPMFDEEGDGVLYQEEGAEEELEIELNEDEPPFLQGQSRYSVDMSPVKIFKNPEGSLSRAAALQSALIKERREVREQQQRTMLDSIPKDLNRPWEDPMPETGERHLAQELRGVGLSAYDMPEWKKDAYGKALTFGQRSKLSLQEQRKSLPIYKLKNELVQAVHDNQVLVVIGETGSGKTTQVTQYLAEAGYTTKGKIGCTQPRRVAAMSVAKRVAEEFGCRLGEEVGYAIRFEDCTGPETVIKYMTDGMLLREILIDENLSQYSVVMLDEAHERTIHTDVLFGLLKQLVKRRPDLRLIVTSATLDAEKFSGYFFNCNIFTIPGRTFPVEVLYTKQPESDYLDAALITVLQIHLTEPEGDVLLFLTGQEEIDYACQCLYERMKGLGKNVPELIILPVYSALPSEMQSRIFDPAPPGKRKVVVATNIAEASLTIDGIYYVIDPGFAKQNVYNPKQGLDSLVITPISQASAKQRAGRAGRTGPGKCYRLYTESAFHNEMSPTSIPEIQRINLGNTVLMMKAMGINDLLSFDFMDPPSPQALVSAMEQLYTLGALDEEGLLTKLGRKMAEFPLDPPLSKMLLASVDLGCSDEILTIIAMIQTGNIFYRPREKQAQADQKRAKFFQPEGDHLTLLAVYEAWKAKNFSGPWCFENFVQSRSLRRAQDVRKQLLSIMDKYKLDVMSAGKNFTKIRKAITAGFFFHSARKDPQEGYRTLVENQPVYIHPSSALFQRQPDWVIYHELVMTTKEYMREVTVVDPKWLVELAPRFFKVSDPTKLSKRKRQERIEPLYDRYHEPNSWRLSKRRA